In Streptomyces sp. NBC_00483, a single window of DNA contains:
- a CDS encoding M48 family metalloprotease, protein MHLAKRQRGIDATAWGQLLLHLPSFLVSLVIVGVLSHALLPAVDWLGTLLWLVSGAMAFHRPTERVLARHLLNLRHPTRQELARLKPLWREATARTGVEGRVYELWIEDSDRLNALAAAGHIVGVTRFALERLSGGQLAAILAHELGHHVRGHAWTSLLGQWYAVPARLAWSAVWGLVRLVAVIGRGRMGFWAAVLLIATGGIVLVAALSYWFVVLPLVASPYLLAAVARRVELRADRHAAAAGFGPMLAEVLHMMQAAERESGRVTASALSGCGSAAAIGTGPTARRCRPSVSGKLLSSHPDYHTRLHHLAAYLEGR, encoded by the coding sequence GTGCACCTCGCGAAGCGACAGCGGGGCATTGATGCCACGGCCTGGGGGCAACTGCTTTTGCATCTGCCCTCGTTCCTCGTAAGCCTGGTCATCGTAGGGGTGCTCTCCCATGCCCTGCTCCCTGCCGTGGATTGGCTGGGGACTCTGCTGTGGCTCGTTTCGGGCGCCATGGCGTTTCACCGGCCCACCGAGAGAGTGCTGGCTCGGCATCTGCTGAACCTCCGTCACCCCACCCGGCAGGAACTGGCCCGGCTGAAACCGCTGTGGCGGGAGGCTACAGCCCGGACGGGCGTCGAGGGCCGCGTCTACGAGTTGTGGATCGAGGACAGCGATCGTCTCAACGCGCTTGCCGCGGCGGGCCACATCGTGGGCGTCACTCGGTTTGCTCTGGAGAGACTGTCCGGTGGCCAATTGGCCGCGATCCTCGCCCATGAACTGGGTCACCACGTTCGTGGTCACGCATGGACGTCGTTACTGGGGCAGTGGTACGCGGTTCCGGCTCGGCTCGCGTGGTCCGCCGTATGGGGGCTTGTCCGCCTCGTCGCCGTCATTGGCCGTGGGCGGATGGGCTTTTGGGCGGCAGTGCTGCTCATAGCAACGGGCGGCATCGTGCTGGTCGCCGCACTGTCCTACTGGTTTGTCGTCCTGCCGCTGGTCGCTTCTCCGTATCTGCTAGCCGCCGTGGCGCGCCGAGTCGAGCTGCGAGCGGATCGTCATGCGGCAGCGGCCGGGTTCGGGCCGATGCTCGCCGAGGTGTTGCACATGATGCAGGCGGCAGAACGGGAAAGCGGACGTGTGACGGCTTCCGCGTTGTCCGGGTGTGGCAGCGCGGCAGCGATTGGCACCGGGCCCACGGCACGCCGTTGCAGGCCGAGCGTCTCAGGGAAGCTTCTGTCATCGCATCCCGATTACCACACTCGCCTGCATCACCTGGCGGCGTACCTGGAGGGGCGATGA
- a CDS encoding metallophosphoesterase — MTETSNTRSADSESPKAPRSRLQRLMRYIPMIAPVLLWAVPCWVLLHAGQHWPLPVALIGTALFAVGLIGMPLAMVRGHGRRQQDRAAIVGDTLLGSVWVLFTWSVLLGVLLRLALTVAGVGDGEGRARIVTWAVLGVSAVLLVWGYAEARRVPRVRTLDVQLPRLGAGLDGTRVVLITDTHYGPLDRARWSTRLCETVNTLEADLVCHTGDIADGTAERRRAQATPLGTVEATRARVYVTGNHEYYSEAQGWVDLMDELGWEPLRNRHLLLERGGDTLVVAGVDDVTAESSGLAGHRAHLAGALDGADPDLPVLLLAHQPKFVDRAAAQGIDLQLSGHTHGGQIWPFHHLVRLDQPALAGLSHHGTRTLLYTSRGAGFWGPPFRVFAPSEITLLVLRSPERSASA, encoded by the coding sequence GTGACCGAGACCAGCAACACCCGATCCGCCGACAGTGAATCGCCAAAGGCGCCACGGAGCCGGCTGCAGCGCCTGATGCGTTACATCCCCATGATCGCCCCCGTCCTGCTGTGGGCCGTGCCGTGCTGGGTTCTCCTGCACGCCGGTCAGCACTGGCCGCTCCCCGTCGCCCTGATCGGCACCGCGCTGTTCGCCGTCGGCCTGATCGGGATGCCGCTCGCGATGGTGCGCGGCCACGGCCGGCGCCAGCAGGACCGGGCGGCGATCGTCGGTGACACGCTGCTGGGCAGCGTCTGGGTCCTGTTCACGTGGTCCGTTCTGCTCGGCGTTCTGCTGCGGCTCGCCCTGACCGTGGCCGGCGTCGGTGACGGAGAGGGCCGGGCGCGCATCGTCACCTGGGCCGTCCTCGGCGTATCCGCCGTACTGCTCGTCTGGGGGTACGCCGAGGCCCGACGCGTGCCACGTGTGCGCACGCTCGACGTGCAACTCCCGCGCCTGGGAGCCGGGTTGGACGGCACCCGGGTCGTCCTCATCACCGACACCCACTACGGTCCGCTCGACCGTGCCCGCTGGTCGACCCGGCTCTGCGAGACGGTGAACACCCTGGAGGCCGACCTGGTCTGCCACACCGGCGACATCGCGGACGGCACGGCCGAACGCCGTCGCGCCCAGGCGACACCCTTGGGCACCGTTGAGGCGACTCGCGCCCGCGTCTACGTCACCGGCAACCACGAGTACTACAGCGAGGCCCAGGGCTGGGTCGACCTCATGGACGAGCTGGGCTGGGAGCCGCTGCGCAACCGCCATCTGCTCCTCGAACGCGGCGGTGACACCCTCGTGGTCGCCGGCGTCGACGACGTCACGGCCGAGTCCTCCGGACTGGCGGGTCACCGCGCCCACCTCGCGGGAGCCCTCGACGGGGCCGACCCCGACCTTCCGGTGCTACTCCTCGCCCATCAGCCCAAGTTCGTCGACCGCGCGGCGGCCCAGGGCATCGACCTCCAGCTCTCCGGCCACACCCACGGCGGCCAGATCTGGCCCTTCCACCACCTGGTCCGGCTCGACCAACCGGCCCTCGCCGGCCTCAGCCACCACGGCACCCGCACCCTCCTCTACACCAGCCGCGGCGCGGGCTTCTGGGGCCCACCCTTCCGCGTCTTCGCCCCCAGCGAGATCACCCTGCTCGTACTCCGCTCGCCGGAGCGGTCCGCTTCGGCGTAG
- a CDS encoding Pycsar system effector family protein has product MSMTVSLLVGLLAARGRFPLRLSVAGSALLWVALAALAGALVCLLLAVVPRYGNVQWAPGRPLTYFGDIRRATDDCRLAEALDVTEAHPTEGVLEALAQNSRIVGAKHRWIRVGLGAYCVGMLLLPIVRLVG; this is encoded by the coding sequence ATGAGCATGACGGTGAGCTTGCTCGTTGGTCTGCTCGCGGCCCGAGGACGGTTTCCATTACGGCTCTCCGTCGCGGGGAGCGCGTTGTTGTGGGTGGCCTTGGCGGCCTTGGCCGGCGCACTGGTGTGTCTGCTCCTCGCCGTTGTGCCCCGTTACGGCAACGTCCAGTGGGCTCCTGGACGGCCGTTGACGTACTTCGGAGACATCCGCCGGGCCACGGACGACTGTCGGCTCGCGGAGGCACTCGATGTCACCGAGGCGCATCCGACCGAGGGAGTGCTCGAGGCACTGGCTCAGAACAGCCGCATCGTCGGCGCCAAACACCGGTGGATCCGCGTCGGCCTGGGTGCCTATTGCGTGGGAATGCTGCTGTTGCCCATCGTGCGGCTCGTTGGCTGA
- a CDS encoding PE-PGRS family protein, whose translation MADLRRETDWDQGADRHSDLADPVLTVRQLSRFDHRRGYSRIDNALVFTTDKGDFKVYLPPRRPARSLFAVRRYTAVYEVDMGVHTCIASLPMPSDNDAFDFTAEVDLTWQVSQPEQFVASGERNVPALLKRSIERLIRPVSRRFPIEESAGAEHAACQVIADAGELGSEVGLRTSWALRLRLDDAAIIHQQEVRRLRYADEQLGLSHDLALQEDRTRAERNTEQARHDHELVMLHGRQQEKVRELEAAKIRYYEQYLQRGGVAMWALHLAEHPEDSRLVLENLRKDQADLIRSQSEVALQVLKEGNLEDYQRAGLSKQAVEIMEGFLARNVTVAAPAPAAADALSWVGADDTLVRFHKEKDRAAADSSEEER comes from the coding sequence ATGGCAGACCTCCGCCGCGAGACCGACTGGGACCAGGGCGCAGACCGGCACAGTGACCTGGCCGACCCCGTACTGACCGTGCGTCAGCTGTCCCGTTTTGACCACCGCAGGGGTTACAGCCGGATCGACAATGCGCTGGTCTTCACCACGGACAAGGGGGACTTTAAGGTCTACCTGCCGCCCCGCCGGCCAGCGCGCTCGCTGTTCGCCGTCAGGCGGTACACCGCGGTCTACGAAGTAGATATGGGGGTGCACACTTGCATCGCTTCGCTGCCGATGCCCAGCGACAATGATGCCTTCGATTTCACCGCAGAGGTGGACCTGACCTGGCAGGTCTCCCAGCCGGAACAGTTCGTGGCCAGCGGCGAGCGGAATGTGCCTGCTCTTTTGAAGCGCAGCATAGAGCGGCTGATACGTCCGGTGAGCAGGCGCTTCCCCATCGAGGAGAGTGCGGGTGCCGAGCACGCCGCGTGCCAGGTGATCGCCGACGCGGGCGAGCTGGGAAGCGAAGTCGGGTTGCGCACGTCGTGGGCCCTTCGGCTGAGGCTGGACGACGCCGCGATCATCCATCAGCAGGAGGTTCGCCGACTCCGGTACGCCGACGAACAGCTGGGTCTGTCACACGACTTGGCATTGCAGGAGGACCGGACCAGGGCGGAGCGAAATACCGAGCAGGCGCGGCACGACCATGAATTGGTCATGCTGCACGGCCGCCAGCAGGAGAAGGTGAGGGAGCTGGAGGCAGCGAAGATCCGCTATTACGAGCAGTACCTCCAGCGCGGTGGCGTGGCGATGTGGGCCCTGCACCTGGCGGAGCACCCAGAGGATTCGCGGCTGGTCCTGGAGAACCTGCGCAAGGACCAGGCGGACCTGATCCGGAGCCAGTCCGAGGTCGCCCTGCAGGTGTTGAAGGAAGGGAACCTGGAGGACTACCAGCGGGCGGGTCTCAGCAAGCAGGCCGTGGAGATCATGGAGGGATTCCTCGCCCGCAACGTCACTGTTGCAGCTCCTGCTCCTGCCGCAGCGGATGCCCTGTCCTGGGTCGGGGCCGATGACACCCTGGTGCGTTTCCACAAGGAGAAGGACAGGGCGGCCGCCGACAGCTCCGAGGAGGAGCGATGA
- a CDS encoding Crp/Fnr family transcriptional regulator has translation METNGTARPGQHGSADAPAPSQPPAPLRSNRLDDQVPFLARLEHPVRVALLELGQPIEYGPRSVLVHQNEPSTHVMIILAGWTKVTRSAANGYEALLALRGPGDVGGEASAVSGRPRSAMVTAIGKVEAVAIERDRFLGHLAEYPETALQLLSLIGDRTRASDRRRVDQGALGIRERLSLLLLELSRTHGVEDAEGVRLTTGLSQHELAGAVGSSREAVARLLKELRERDIVRTSRRGMVIIRPDLLRRIAGGG, from the coding sequence GTGGAGACTAACGGTACGGCCAGGCCCGGGCAGCATGGATCGGCGGACGCTCCCGCGCCGTCCCAACCGCCGGCGCCGCTGCGATCCAACAGGCTCGACGACCAAGTTCCGTTCCTGGCCCGGCTGGAACACCCGGTACGCGTCGCGCTGCTGGAACTGGGTCAACCCATCGAGTACGGCCCACGGTCCGTTCTGGTGCATCAGAACGAACCGTCCACCCACGTGATGATCATCCTTGCCGGCTGGACCAAGGTCACCCGCTCCGCGGCCAACGGCTACGAAGCCCTACTCGCCCTGAGAGGGCCGGGCGACGTCGGCGGTGAGGCATCCGCAGTCAGTGGCCGCCCACGCTCAGCGATGGTCACTGCGATCGGCAAGGTCGAGGCCGTCGCGATCGAGCGCGACAGGTTCCTGGGCCATCTTGCGGAGTACCCGGAAACTGCTCTCCAACTGCTCAGCCTCATCGGGGACAGAACACGCGCCAGTGACCGGCGGCGTGTGGATCAAGGAGCCCTTGGGATTCGTGAGCGGTTGTCACTCCTGCTCTTGGAGCTGTCGCGCACACACGGGGTGGAGGATGCGGAGGGTGTGCGCTTGACCACCGGCCTCAGCCAACATGAGCTGGCAGGTGCGGTCGGCTCTTCGCGAGAGGCGGTGGCGAGGCTTCTGAAGGAGTTGCGAGAGCGCGACATCGTCCGCACCAGCCGAAGGGGGATGGTGATCATCCGGCCGGACCTGCTGCGCCGGATCGCGGGTGGCGGGTAG